A genomic window from Aestuariirhabdus litorea includes:
- the acnD gene encoding Fe/S-dependent 2-methylisocitrate dehydratase AcnD, translating to MNTEYRKPLPGSTLDYFDTRAAVEAIQPGAYAKLNYTSRVLAEQLVRRCEPEALTDSLKQLIECKQELDFPWYPARVVCHDILGQTALVDLAGLRDAIADQGGDPAKVNPVVPTQLIVDHSLAVEAPGFDPDAFQKNRDIEDRRNDDRFHFINWCKTAFDNVDVIPAGNGIMHQINLEKMSPVIQARDGVAFPDTCVGTDSHTPHVDCLGVIAIGVGGLEAETVMLGRPSMMRLPEIIGVKIVGERKPGITATDVALAMTEFLRNEKVVSAYLEFFGPGVASLSIGDRATISNMTPEYGASAGMFYIDEQTIDYLKLTGREPEQVALVEQYAKETGLWADDLVEAQYPRVLEFDLSSVCRNMAGPSNPHRRLPTSALKERGIADEAKLAAAKAEEAEGLMPDGAVIIAAITSCTNTSNPRNVVAAGLLAKKANELGLVRKPWVKTSFAPGSKVAKLYLEEAGLLPELEKLGFGIVGYACTTCNGMSGALDPKIQQEIIDRDLYATAVLSGNRNFDGRIHPYAKQAFLASPPLVVAYALAGTVRFDIEQDVLGTDPNGNPITLKDLWPSDEEIDALVARSVKPEQFNQIYIPMFDLGAIEKSPSPLYDWRPQTTYIRRPPYWEGALAGERTMKGMRPLAVLGDNITTDHLSPSNAILPDSAAGEYCGKMGLAPEDYNSYATHRGDHLTAQRATFANPKLLNEMCRDENGEVKQGSLARIEPEGKESRMWEAIETYMERKQPLIIIAGADYGQGSSRDWAAKGVRLAGVETIVAEGFERIHRTNLVGMGVLPLQFKDGETRKTYAIDGTETFDVVGEISPRCDMTVVMTRTNGEKVEIPVRCRLDTAEEVVVHAAGGVLQRFAQDFLEGNA from the coding sequence ATGAACACTGAATACCGTAAGCCGCTACCGGGCTCTACGCTGGACTACTTCGATACCCGTGCGGCGGTCGAGGCGATCCAGCCCGGTGCTTATGCAAAACTGAACTACACCTCCCGCGTCCTGGCGGAACAGCTGGTACGCCGCTGCGAGCCGGAAGCGCTGACCGATTCCCTCAAGCAGCTCATCGAGTGCAAGCAGGAACTGGATTTTCCCTGGTATCCGGCGCGCGTTGTTTGTCATGACATTCTCGGCCAGACTGCGCTGGTTGACCTTGCCGGTCTGCGTGACGCCATCGCCGATCAGGGCGGTGACCCGGCCAAGGTTAATCCGGTGGTGCCGACCCAGCTGATCGTCGATCACTCGCTGGCGGTTGAAGCCCCCGGTTTCGATCCTGATGCCTTCCAAAAGAACCGAGACATCGAAGATCGTCGTAATGACGACCGCTTCCACTTCATTAACTGGTGTAAGACCGCGTTCGACAACGTTGACGTGATCCCGGCCGGTAACGGCATCATGCACCAGATCAACCTGGAGAAGATGTCTCCGGTGATCCAGGCCCGTGACGGCGTGGCCTTCCCGGATACCTGCGTGGGTACCGACAGTCATACCCCGCACGTTGACTGCCTGGGCGTTATTGCTATCGGTGTCGGTGGCCTGGAAGCGGAAACCGTCATGCTGGGTCGTCCCTCCATGATGCGTTTGCCCGAGATCATCGGCGTTAAGATCGTCGGTGAGCGTAAGCCGGGTATCACCGCGACCGATGTCGCCCTGGCGATGACCGAGTTCCTGCGTAACGAGAAGGTGGTTTCCGCTTACCTGGAATTCTTCGGCCCGGGTGTCGCGTCCCTGTCGATCGGCGACCGCGCCACCATCTCCAACATGACGCCCGAATACGGTGCTTCTGCGGGGATGTTCTACATCGATGAGCAGACCATCGACTACCTCAAGCTCACCGGTCGTGAGCCGGAGCAGGTTGCACTGGTGGAACAGTACGCCAAGGAAACCGGCCTGTGGGCGGACGATCTGGTTGAGGCACAGTATCCGCGGGTGTTGGAGTTCGATCTCTCCTCCGTGTGCCGCAACATGGCCGGCCCGTCCAACCCGCACCGCCGTCTGCCGACTTCTGCGCTGAAAGAGCGCGGTATCGCTGACGAAGCCAAACTGGCCGCCGCCAAGGCAGAAGAGGCTGAAGGGCTGATGCCGGATGGCGCGGTGATCATCGCTGCCATCACCAGCTGTACCAACACCTCCAACCCGCGCAACGTCGTGGCGGCAGGCCTTCTGGCCAAGAAGGCCAATGAGCTGGGTCTTGTTCGCAAGCCCTGGGTGAAGACCTCCTTCGCACCGGGTTCCAAGGTCGCCAAACTGTACCTGGAAGAAGCGGGCCTGCTGCCCGAGCTGGAAAAGCTGGGCTTCGGTATCGTCGGTTATGCCTGTACCACCTGTAACGGTATGTCCGGTGCGCTGGATCCCAAGATCCAGCAAGAGATCATCGACCGTGACCTGTACGCCACTGCGGTGTTGTCCGGTAACCGTAACTTCGATGGTCGGATTCACCCCTATGCCAAGCAGGCGTTCCTGGCATCACCGCCGCTGGTGGTGGCCTACGCCCTGGCCGGTACCGTCCGTTTCGATATCGAGCAGGACGTGCTGGGCACCGACCCGAACGGTAACCCGATCACCCTGAAAGACCTGTGGCCGAGCGATGAGGAGATCGACGCGCTGGTCGCCAGGAGCGTGAAGCCGGAGCAGTTCAACCAGATCTACATCCCGATGTTTGACCTGGGTGCGATCGAAAAATCGCCGAGTCCGCTCTACGACTGGCGCCCGCAGACCACCTATATTCGTCGTCCTCCCTACTGGGAAGGGGCGTTGGCCGGTGAGCGTACCATGAAGGGCATGCGTCCGCTGGCGGTACTGGGCGACAACATCACCACCGACCATCTGTCTCCCTCCAACGCGATCCTGCCCGACAGCGCAGCGGGTGAGTACTGCGGCAAAATGGGGCTGGCGCCGGAGGACTACAACTCCTACGCCACCCATCGGGGTGATCACCTGACGGCCCAGCGGGCGACCTTCGCCAATCCGAAACTGCTGAATGAAATGTGCCGTGACGAAAACGGAGAGGTGAAGCAGGGTTCGCTGGCGCGAATCGAGCCGGAAGGCAAAGAGAGCCGCATGTGGGAAGCGATCGAAACCTATATGGAACGTAAGCAGCCGCTGATCATCATCGCCGGCGCCGACTACGGTCAGGGGTCTTCCCGTGACTGGGCGGCCAAGGGCGTTCGCCTGGCGGGTGTTGAAACCATCGTTGCCGAAGGCTTCGAGCGAATTCACCGCACCAATCTGGTGGGCATGGGTGTGCTGCCGCTGCAGTTCAAGGACGGTGAGACCCGCAAGACTTACGCCATCGACGGTACCGAAACCTTCGATGTGGTCGGCGAGATCAGCCCGCGTTGCGACATGACCGTGGTCATGACCCGCACCAACGGTGAAAAGGTCGAGATACCAGTTCGCTGTCGTCTGGATACCGCCGAAGAGGTGGTGGTTCACGCCGCTGGCGGCGTTCTGCAGCGCTTCGCTCAGGACTTCCTGGAAGGTAACGCCTAA
- the prpC gene encoding bifunctional 2-methylcitrate synthase/citrate synthase → MTEKKLSGAGLRGQSAGETALCTVGKTGAGLTYRGYDMVELAEKARFEEVSYLLSRGKLPNQAELDAYLAKLKSLRGLPQALKSALELIPASAHPMDVMRTGCSVLGNLETEQDFSEQIDHIDRMMALFPSIICYWYRFSHDGVRIDTETDDDSIGAHFLHMLRGEKPNDLHARVMNVSLILYAEHEFNASTFTARVCASTLSDIHSCVTAAIGSLRGPLHGGANEAAMEMIEKWGSADEAETEIMGMLERKEKIMGFGHAIYRESDPRNAVIKGWSQKLAADVGDTVLYPVSERCEAVMWREKKLFCNADFFHASAYHFMGIPTKLFTPIFVCSRASGWTAHVMEQRANNRIIRPSADYVGPDSSEWVAIEDRA, encoded by the coding sequence ATGACTGAGAAGAAACTGAGCGGCGCGGGTCTGCGCGGTCAATCAGCGGGTGAAACCGCGCTGTGTACCGTGGGTAAAACGGGCGCAGGGTTAACTTACCGAGGCTACGACATGGTCGAGCTGGCGGAGAAGGCGCGTTTCGAAGAGGTCTCCTATCTGCTTTCACGGGGCAAACTGCCCAACCAGGCGGAGCTGGATGCCTACCTGGCCAAGCTCAAGAGCCTCCGGGGACTGCCCCAGGCGCTGAAATCGGCGCTGGAGCTGATTCCTGCATCGGCTCATCCCATGGATGTGATGCGTACCGGATGCTCGGTGCTGGGTAACCTGGAAACTGAGCAGGATTTCTCCGAGCAGATCGACCACATCGACCGTATGATGGCGCTCTTCCCCAGCATCATCTGCTACTGGTACCGCTTCTCCCACGATGGCGTGCGCATCGATACGGAAACCGATGATGACTCCATTGGTGCCCACTTCCTGCACATGCTTCGGGGCGAAAAGCCCAATGATCTGCACGCCCGGGTGATGAACGTTTCCCTTATTCTCTATGCGGAGCATGAGTTTAACGCCTCCACCTTTACCGCTCGCGTGTGCGCCTCCACCCTTTCCGATATCCACTCCTGCGTTACCGCTGCAATCGGCTCCCTGCGCGGGCCACTCCACGGCGGAGCCAATGAGGCAGCGATGGAGATGATCGAAAAATGGGGGAGCGCCGATGAAGCCGAGACTGAAATCATGGGCATGCTTGAGCGCAAGGAGAAGATCATGGGCTTCGGCCACGCCATCTACCGCGAGTCCGATCCCCGTAATGCGGTGATTAAGGGCTGGTCCCAGAAGCTGGCGGCTGATGTAGGAGACACCGTGCTCTATCCGGTTTCCGAGCGTTGTGAAGCGGTGATGTGGCGCGAGAAGAAGCTGTTCTGCAACGCTGACTTCTTCCATGCATCTGCTTACCACTTTATGGGCATTCCCACCAAGTTGTTTACGCCGATCTTTGTCTGCTCGCGAGCCTCAGGCTGGACCGCCCACGTGATGGAACAGCGCGCCAACAACCGCATCATCCGCCCCAGTGCGGATTACGTTGGGCCTGATAGCAGTGAATGGGTGGCAATCGAAGACCGTGCCTGA
- the prpB gene encoding methylisocitrate lyase produces the protein MSNKLSAGGRFRKALRENSPLQIVGTINAYSAMMAEQVGHQAIYLSGGGVANASYGLPDLGMTSCNDVLEDVRRISSAVETPLLVDIDTGWGGAFNIQRTVKEMIKAGAAAVHIEDQVAQKRCGHRPNKEIVSQDEMVDRVKAAADGKTDDDFFIIARTDAFQMEGLEAAVERARACIEAGADGIFAEAVHTLEDYKAFSAAIDAPLLANITEFGATPLFNKQELAEVGCAMVLYPLSAFRAMNKAALAVYRNILEKGDQKDVVDLMQTRMELYDFLGYHDYEQKLDALFASGKNK, from the coding sequence ATGAGTAACAAACTGAGTGCAGGCGGACGTTTCCGCAAAGCGTTGCGGGAGAATTCTCCGCTGCAGATCGTCGGTACCATCAACGCCTACTCCGCTATGATGGCCGAGCAGGTGGGGCACCAGGCGATCTATCTCTCGGGCGGTGGTGTTGCCAACGCCTCCTACGGTCTGCCTGACCTGGGAATGACCTCCTGCAATGATGTGCTGGAGGATGTGCGTCGCATCAGCAGCGCGGTAGAGACCCCGCTGCTGGTGGATATCGATACCGGCTGGGGCGGGGCCTTCAATATTCAGCGTACCGTCAAGGAGATGATCAAGGCGGGTGCCGCTGCGGTCCATATTGAGGATCAGGTGGCGCAGAAGCGGTGCGGTCACCGCCCCAACAAGGAGATCGTCTCCCAGGATGAGATGGTGGATCGGGTCAAGGCGGCGGCCGACGGCAAGACCGATGATGACTTCTTTATCATTGCCCGTACCGATGCCTTCCAGATGGAGGGGCTTGAGGCCGCAGTAGAGCGTGCGCGAGCCTGCATCGAAGCGGGTGCCGACGGCATCTTTGCCGAGGCGGTGCACACTCTGGAGGATTACAAGGCCTTCAGCGCGGCGATCGATGCGCCGCTGCTGGCCAATATCACCGAATTCGGTGCCACGCCCCTGTTCAATAAGCAGGAGCTGGCCGAGGTGGGTTGCGCCATGGTGCTCTACCCCCTCAGCGCTTTCCGTGCCATGAACAAGGCCGCTTTGGCGGTGTACCGCAATATCCTGGAGAAGGGTGACCAGAAGGATGTGGTGGACCTGATGCAAACCCGGATGGAGCTTTACGATTTCCTGGGTTACCACGACTACGAGCAGAAGCTGGACGCCCTGTTTGCCAGCGGCAAGAACAAATAA
- a CDS encoding GntR family transcriptional regulator — protein sequence MTQDADVVTIADRVFESIQTAIVKGDIAPGSKISEPELARTYGISRGPLREAIRRLEGRKLLVRIPHVGARVVSLSAQELIEIYHVRESLEGLACRQAANNMTQQDIDGLQALLTQHERQIEEEEGKAYYQKEGDLDFHYRIIQGSKNATLIQILGGELYHLVRMYRYQFSASGNRPQRAFSEHQQIINAISDRDGELAELLMRRHIAASRNHLEQRLAREQALAPQNRIA from the coding sequence ATGACTCAGGATGCAGATGTAGTAACCATCGCGGACCGCGTGTTCGAGTCGATTCAAACTGCGATTGTAAAAGGTGACATTGCACCCGGCAGTAAAATCAGCGAACCCGAACTGGCTCGCACCTATGGCATCAGCCGGGGCCCCTTGCGTGAGGCGATCCGACGCCTGGAGGGGCGAAAGCTGCTGGTGCGCATTCCCCATGTGGGCGCGCGGGTGGTGTCCCTGAGTGCGCAGGAGTTGATCGAGATCTACCACGTCAGGGAGTCCCTGGAGGGGCTCGCTTGCCGCCAGGCCGCCAACAACATGACCCAGCAGGATATCGACGGCCTGCAGGCGCTGCTGACCCAGCACGAACGCCAGATTGAGGAGGAGGAGGGGAAAGCCTATTACCAGAAGGAGGGTGACCTCGACTTCCACTACCGCATTATCCAGGGCTCCAAGAACGCTACCCTGATCCAGATTCTGGGCGGTGAGCTGTATCACCTGGTGCGGATGTACCGCTACCAGTTCAGCGCCTCGGGTAACCGTCCCCAGCGCGCCTTTTCTGAGCATCAGCAGATCATCAACGCCATCAGCGACCGCGATGGCGAGCTGGCCGAGCTGCTGATGCGGCGTCATATCGCCGCCTCCAGAAATCACCTGGAGCAGCGTCTGGCGCGCGAGCAGGCGCTGGCACCACAGAATCGAATTGCCTGA
- the pabB gene encoding aminodeoxychorismate synthase component I: protein MSAPFLTAIPYHCDSSLYFERLRHLPYPVWLDSCAHQPGLEGGRYDILSAKPEELIEYRQGQCRHTVDDGSTRLESLPPMLLLAQRLARYQQVACELPFCGGALGLFGYELKAQFEPTRCPNTRHHDEAEMRVGIYLWGLVQDHQRRQSQLVFHPEAPPRFREQIQALVLEGGAATASPPGRFQLLTPFQCDTSAEGYRVSFERIQHYIRAGDCYQINYTQRFSSRYQGDPLTAYLKLRQTSPAPFSAYLETPEGAVLSHSPERFIECRGRRVESKPIKGTAVRGATPEEDRQNARQLLESDKDRAENLMIVDLLRNDLGRDCRPGSIKVPRLFALESYANVHHLVSTVTGTLGYDRTALDLFTHAFPGGSITGAPKIRAMEIIDELEDQSRSIYCGSIAYLSFNRRMDSSICIRTLLAHRGELHCWGGGGIVADSEYEAEREESFAKVRNLVRALEGYLPDGTVAPEERDL from the coding sequence ATGTCCGCGCCATTCCTGACCGCTATCCCTTACCACTGCGACAGCAGCCTCTACTTCGAGCGTCTTCGCCATCTCCCCTATCCGGTTTGGCTGGACTCCTGTGCCCACCAGCCTGGGCTGGAGGGGGGGCGCTACGACATCCTCAGTGCAAAGCCAGAGGAGTTGATCGAATACCGTCAGGGCCAGTGCCGGCATACGGTAGACGATGGCAGCACGCGGCTGGAATCGCTACCACCGATGCTGCTGCTGGCCCAAAGGCTGGCCCGCTATCAACAGGTCGCCTGCGAACTTCCCTTCTGTGGTGGCGCCCTTGGGCTGTTTGGCTATGAGCTCAAGGCCCAGTTTGAGCCCACCCGCTGCCCCAACACCCGCCACCACGACGAAGCCGAGATGCGGGTAGGCATCTACCTCTGGGGGCTGGTACAGGATCACCAGCGCCGTCAAAGCCAGCTGGTATTCCATCCAGAGGCGCCTCCCCGCTTTCGCGAACAGATTCAGGCCCTGGTTCTTGAGGGAGGGGCAGCTACAGCTTCCCCGCCAGGCCGGTTTCAGCTGCTTACCCCTTTTCAGTGCGACACCTCCGCCGAGGGTTACCGAGTCAGTTTTGAGCGAATCCAGCACTACATTCGCGCCGGTGATTGTTACCAGATCAACTACACCCAGCGCTTCAGTAGTCGCTACCAGGGTGACCCCCTGACGGCCTATCTGAAGTTGCGCCAGACCAGCCCCGCCCCTTTTTCCGCCTATCTGGAGACCCCGGAGGGGGCAGTCCTTAGCCACTCACCGGAGCGCTTCATTGAGTGTCGCGGACGCCGGGTCGAGAGCAAACCGATCAAGGGGACCGCCGTGCGCGGTGCCACACCGGAGGAGGACAGGCAGAACGCCCGGCAGCTGCTGGAGAGCGATAAGGACCGGGCCGAGAACCTGATGATCGTCGATCTGCTGCGCAATGACCTGGGAAGAGACTGTCGCCCGGGGAGTATCAAGGTCCCCCGTCTCTTTGCCCTCGAGAGCTACGCCAACGTCCACCACCTGGTGAGCACGGTGACGGGGACACTGGGCTATGATCGTACGGCGCTGGACCTCTTTACTCACGCCTTTCCCGGTGGTTCCATCACCGGCGCCCCCAAGATACGCGCCATGGAGATTATTGACGAACTGGAGGACCAGAGTCGCAGTATCTACTGCGGATCCATCGCCTATCTCAGTTTCAACCGACGTATGGACAGCAGTATCTGCATCCGCACCCTGCTCGCCCACCGCGGAGAACTTCACTGCTGGGGGGGGGGCGGCATCGTCGCGGACTCTGAATACGAGGCCGAGCGGGAGGAGTCATTTGCCAAGGTACGCAACCTGGTGCGGGCACTGGAAGGCTACCTGCCCGACGGCACTGTGGCTCCCGAGGAGAGGGATCTTTAA
- the thrH gene encoding bifunctional phosphoserine phosphatase/homoserine phosphotransferase ThrH, producing MEIACLDLEGVLIPEIWINFAEKTGIEALKATTRDIPDYDVLMKQRLAILEREGYGLPDIQAVIDTLEPLPGAVEFVAWLRERFQVVILSDTFYEFAQPLMRKLGFPTLLCHKLVVDEQGKITDYQLRQRDPKRQSVIALHSLYYRVIATGDSYNDTSMLAEAEAGILFKAPDNVIAEFPQFPAVHSYEELKREFIKASERELSL from the coding sequence GTGGAGATCGCATGTCTGGACCTCGAAGGCGTTTTGATACCGGAAATCTGGATTAATTTCGCCGAAAAAACTGGGATCGAAGCGCTGAAAGCGACCACTCGCGATATCCCCGATTACGATGTGCTGATGAAGCAGCGGCTGGCGATTCTGGAGCGGGAGGGGTATGGACTGCCGGATATCCAGGCAGTGATCGATACCCTGGAGCCTCTGCCTGGAGCGGTTGAATTTGTTGCCTGGTTGCGAGAGCGCTTCCAGGTGGTGATCCTCTCCGATACATTTTACGAGTTTGCCCAGCCGCTGATGCGCAAGCTGGGTTTTCCGACCCTGTTGTGCCACAAGCTGGTGGTGGATGAGCAGGGGAAAATTACCGACTACCAACTGCGCCAGCGAGACCCCAAACGACAGTCGGTGATCGCCCTGCATTCACTCTATTATCGGGTGATCGCGACGGGAGACTCCTACAACGACACCAGTATGCTGGCGGAAGCTGAGGCGGGCATCCTCTTTAAAGCTCCCGATAACGTGATCGCCGAGTTTCCGCAGTTTCCAGCGGTTCACTCCTACGAGGAGCTCAAGCGCGAGTTCATCAAAGCCAGCGAGCGTGAGCTGAGCCTCTAA
- a CDS encoding phosphoadenylyl-sulfate reductase, giving the protein MSAEFNTKQLNETYQDQTPQQILELAFKQFDNIALSFSGAEDVALIEMASKLTDRLQVFCLDTGRLHPQTYRFIEKVRNHYQIEIELIYPEAAAVEELVKSKGLFSFYADGHSECCSIRKIAPLRKKLSGVDAWITGQRKDQSPGTRSDIPVIETDPTFSGARRELVKFNPLANWSSREVWDFIWMFDVPYNELHDQGFISIGCEPCTRAVRPNQHEREGRWWWEESTAKECGLHVGNIQKS; this is encoded by the coding sequence GTGAGCGCTGAATTCAATACCAAGCAACTCAACGAGACCTATCAGGATCAAACACCCCAGCAGATCCTTGAGTTGGCCTTCAAGCAGTTTGATAACATCGCCCTCTCCTTTAGTGGTGCCGAAGACGTTGCCCTGATCGAGATGGCCAGCAAACTGACCGACCGCCTGCAGGTCTTCTGCCTCGACACCGGTCGACTGCATCCGCAGACCTACCGTTTTATCGAAAAGGTCCGCAACCACTACCAGATCGAGATCGAGCTGATCTACCCTGAGGCCGCCGCAGTCGAAGAGCTGGTCAAGTCAAAAGGGCTGTTCAGTTTCTACGCGGACGGCCATAGCGAGTGTTGCTCCATCCGCAAGATCGCCCCGCTCCGCAAAAAACTGTCCGGTGTTGATGCCTGGATTACCGGCCAGCGAAAAGACCAGAGCCCCGGCACTCGAAGCGATATCCCGGTGATCGAAACCGACCCTACTTTCTCCGGCGCCCGCAGAGAGCTCGTCAAATTCAACCCCCTTGCCAACTGGAGCTCCAGGGAGGTATGGGACTTTATCTGGATGTTCGACGTCCCCTACAACGAACTGCACGACCAGGGTTTTATCAGCATCGGTTGCGAGCCCTGCACCCGTGCCGTACGACCCAACCAGCACGAGCGCGAGGGACGCTGGTGGTGGGAAGAGTCGACCGCCAAGGAGTGCGGGCTGCACGTGGGCAATATCCAGAAATCCTGA
- the cysB gene encoding HTH-type transcriptional regulator CysB, with amino-acid sequence MKLQQLRYIWEVAHHDLNVSATAQSLYTSQPGISKQIRLLEDELGVEVFARSGKHLTRITPAGEAIIEKAGEILRKVESIKQVAQEFSDEKRGSLSIATTHTQARYALPQVIKEFIGDYPEVSLHMHQGTPMQISEMAADGTVDFAIATEALELFSDLVMMPCYRWNRCILVPRGHALANIQELSLRDVAQYPIVTYVFGFTGRSKLDEAFMNEGLTPRVVFTAADADVIKTYVRLGLGVGIIAGMAYNPQSDSDLVALDASRLFEASVTKIGFRRGTFIRGFMYHFIQKFAPHLTREVVDEAYRRHNKAELDELFSTIDIPTH; translated from the coding sequence ATGAAGCTGCAACAACTGCGGTATATCTGGGAAGTCGCACACCACGACCTGAATGTGTCGGCCACCGCACAGAGTCTCTACACCTCGCAGCCGGGTATCAGCAAGCAGATTCGCCTGCTGGAGGATGAGCTGGGCGTTGAGGTCTTTGCTCGCAGCGGTAAGCACTTGACCCGCATCACCCCTGCCGGAGAGGCCATTATCGAAAAGGCCGGCGAGATCCTGCGCAAGGTCGAAAGTATCAAACAGGTAGCGCAGGAGTTCAGCGACGAGAAACGCGGTAGCCTGTCCATCGCCACCACCCATACCCAGGCGCGTTATGCCTTACCCCAGGTGATCAAGGAGTTTATCGGGGACTACCCCGAGGTATCTCTGCATATGCATCAGGGGACCCCTATGCAGATCTCCGAAATGGCCGCTGACGGGACCGTCGATTTCGCCATCGCTACTGAGGCGCTTGAGCTCTTTAGCGATCTGGTGATGATGCCCTGTTACCGCTGGAACCGCTGTATTCTGGTTCCCCGCGGCCATGCGTTGGCCAATATCCAGGAGCTCAGCCTGAGGGATGTCGCCCAGTACCCCATTGTGACCTATGTGTTTGGGTTTACTGGTCGCTCCAAGCTGGATGAGGCCTTTATGAATGAGGGGTTAACCCCTCGGGTTGTTTTTACCGCCGCCGATGCCGATGTGATCAAAACCTATGTTCGTTTGGGGTTGGGAGTCGGCATCATTGCCGGTATGGCCTATAACCCGCAATCCGACTCGGACCTGGTGGCTCTGGATGCCAGTCGTTTGTTTGAGGCCAGCGTGACCAAAATAGGGTTCCGACGGGGCACCTTTATCCGGGGCTTTATGTATCACTTCATCCAGAAGTTTGCCCCTCACCTCACCCGGGAGGTGGTGGATGAAGCCTATCGTCGTCATAACAAGGCGGAGTTGGACGAGTTGTTCAGCACCATCGATATACCCACTCATTAA
- a CDS encoding sulfite exporter TauE/SafE family protein — translation MDILAYILAGAGVGLAVGITGVGGGSLMTPLLLLFGFPPHIAIGTDLMYASLTKASGVAMHHRRGTIDWRLVLLLGLGSMPAALITVLILYLYFPDSSSYGHILTSSLGVMLILTALVLLFKNKLVKFHKSAGDKPGFLHHHSTTLTWVMGVFLGTFVTLSSVGAGAFGTAVLMVLYPALLSIRVVGTDLAHAVPLTLVAGLGHLLLGNVDFYLLGCLLMGSLPAIYLGTRLGSRLPDRVLHPILASTLLALGLKYAFF, via the coding sequence ATGGATATATTAGCTTATATTTTAGCCGGCGCCGGTGTTGGCCTTGCCGTGGGTATCACCGGGGTGGGCGGCGGGTCGCTGATGACCCCCTTGCTGCTGCTGTTTGGGTTTCCTCCCCATATCGCCATCGGCACCGACCTTATGTACGCCTCGTTAACCAAGGCCAGTGGTGTCGCCATGCACCATCGCCGTGGGACCATCGACTGGCGCCTGGTGCTGTTGCTGGGCCTGGGGAGTATGCCGGCCGCGCTGATCACCGTATTGATCCTCTACCTTTACTTCCCCGACAGCAGTAGTTATGGGCACATACTGACCAGCAGCCTGGGTGTGATGCTGATTCTCACTGCACTGGTATTGTTGTTCAAAAATAAGTTGGTGAAGTTCCACAAGAGCGCTGGCGACAAGCCCGGATTTTTACACCATCACAGCACCACCCTGACCTGGGTGATGGGGGTATTCCTCGGTACCTTTGTCACTCTGTCATCGGTAGGAGCTGGCGCCTTCGGTACCGCCGTGCTCATGGTGCTCTACCCGGCCCTGCTCTCGATTCGTGTGGTCGGAACCGATCTGGCCCACGCAGTCCCCCTTACACTGGTGGCGGGCCTTGGCCACCTGCTGCTTGGCAACGTTGATTTTTATCTGCTGGGCTGCCTGTTGATGGGCTCCCTGCCCGCGATCTACCTGGGGACCCGGCTGGGGTCACGTCTGCCCGACCGGGTATTGCACCCGATTCTGGCCAGCACTCTGCTGGCCCTGGGCCTCAAGTACGCCTTCTTCTAA